The region AAGGTATTGGGGTGAACCCATTCCTCTGGTTCATTTTGCCGATGGAACTCCGAAAGCTCTCTCTGAATCAGAACTTCCTTTAGTTTTGCCAGACCTAGAAGAATTCAAACCTTCGGGAACAGGTGAATCACCTCTTGCCTTAGCAAAAGATTGGCTTGTGTATACGGATCCAGTCACAGGTGAAGTAGGCAAAAGAGAAACCAATACCATGCCGCAGTGGGCAGGCTCTTGTTATTATTATCTTCGTTATATCGACCCAAGAAACAACGAGAAACTCATTGATCCAGAACTCGAAAAAGCTTGGATGCCTGTCGAAGTGTATGTGGGTGGGGCAGAACACGCCGTATTACACTTGCTATACTCTAGATTTTGGCATAAAATCCTTTTTGATTTGGGCCATGTTTCTTCCCCGGAACCTTTCCAAAAATTGGTGCACCAAGGCCTCATTCTCGGGGAAGACAAAGGAAAAATGTCCAAGTCCAGGGGCAACGTAGTCAATCCGGATGATGTGGTTTCTGAATTTGGTGCTGACACACTTCGCCTTTTTGAAATGTTTATGGGCCCGTTTGAAATGTCCAAACCTTGGAGTAAAAACGGTGTGGATGGGGTCTTTCGATTTTTAAATCGAGTTTGGAGACTCTTTCATTCAGGGGAAAACGAATCCTTCTTTGTAGAAGATATCGAACCAAACGAAGCAGAACTCAAAACCCTTCATCGTACGATTAAAAAAGTAAAAGACGATATAGATAACTTCTCATTCAACACAGCCGTATCGCAAATGATGATCTTCATCAATGAGTTCACAAGTAATCCAAGAAAACCGAAAAAAGTATTGGAACCTTTTGTTCTCGCACTCTCCCCTTTTGCACCTCATTTAGCAGAAGAACTTTGGGCTAAACTTGGTTATAAAGAATCCCTAGCTTACCATCCTTATCCAAAATGGGATGAGAAGTATTTGGTGGATGCCAATATCACGATTGTGGTGCAAGTGAATGGAAAGATGCGAGGAGAGTTTCTCGCCCCTCGTGAAATAGAGGAAAAAGAAGTTTTGATTCTTGCCAAAGCAGTAGAAAAAGCAAAACCATTTTGGGAAGGCAAAGAGATCAAAAAAGAAATCTATGTGAAGGGAAAACTCGTCAATATCGTAGTAGCTGGGTGATCTTTTACAAGATCACCATCACAAAAATCAAAACTCCAAAAAGTACGATGGTGATAAAAGCACCCATTAACATAAACAAGTTAGCTCCAGAAGACTTGGATTCTTGTGCGGGGGCATTCCCAACTTTCTTTTTCTGACCTTGTGCCGCAGAACCTTTGTTTGGTGTACCTGCCATACTAGCAGGTTTAGGAATGGCAACCTTTACAGGATGTTCTTCCACCGAATGAAGTAAATACTGGTTTGGTCCTTCTGCAAAAATATGATATTCTGTTTTATTCCCGGCAATTCCTAGAAACCTTCCCACCACTGGTTCTTTTGAAATTTTTCCTTCTTCATCGATGAGACCAAGGATTTGCGCATTGGTTAATCCTTCTGGGGTTTCTGTTGGTACCCGAAATAGAATTTCCATCCCTTCCATTAAATTATCAAACTCCACTCCATTGATTGGTGAAATGACAGTTTTCATATTCAATTCTTTAGGGAAAGAAGTCCGGTATTGCGCAATTTGGCGTTCGAGGGAAGACAATTCACCTCTTGCCGGTTCGGTGGAAACACCTGGAACCGATGCATCTTTTGCGGAAGGAGTTTCATCTTCTGGTTTAGGAATGGGTAAAATTACACCTTTCATTGGATTTTCATACCGAAACTTGGCAGTAGAAAGTTTATCTACTTCAGCTTGTAGTTTAATATTTCTTCCTTTGGTTGCTGCGAGTATTGGCATTTCTAAAATTTCAGCGATATGAGAAGGATCTTTTTTTTGCCAAAGGGGGAGTAGTTCCTCTAACTTCTCTTTGGTGAAGACTCTATGAACCGCACGTCCAATGTTTTCAGAAATTGCCGGATCATAACCGCCAGTTTTTCCAATATCCCCTAAGTCAGTAGAGATCTGGACATGATCAGCAAAGGTTCGGATTCTTCGGAATGTTGGTGAGGTTCCCACTACAGCATAAAGTTCCATCACATGTTTACGAATGGAGGAAACCAGAATGAGAACCATTCCGTTCAAACTGTCCAAATCGATTTTTATTTTCACAAGATAACCATCAGTAATTTTACCTTGTAAAACTTCCTTGGCTTGTTCGTCCGTAAACACGGCTTCTCTTGTCAGACCGATTAGGTCTGCTTGTCTTTTGAGTTGGTCTGCTTTTGAGCTTAATTCGGACATTATTCTACAAACAACTGTTCGTGGGTCTCAGTAGATTTTGGTATCTCACTTAAATTGACTTCCACTCGCGCTATTGTTTCCTTTTTCCTTTCTGATGAATATATAGAGAGCAATCGACGATCAAAACCAGATTGGGACAATAATATTTCTACCATTGTGATTCCCATCCCCGCTCCCTCCGTACTATCGCCGTGTTCCATAAAGAACTCGAATAGATTATCATACTTTTTCGCATTAATAAACTTTTCTTTTACTCGTTCTGCCTCAATGGGCAATAATGGAAAATTATTTCTGATTTCTAGGTCGATTTTGTCCTTTTGGTAGATGCAGGTGATTTTTACAAAGAGTCCCGTCTCCCGCATTTTCTTTTTATAATTAGGGAATTTTCTTTCATTGAGACTGGTTTTAAAGAGTTTCATCCCTTCTTCATAATCTTGTAAATTTTGAATGTTGAGTTTGAGTTCTTCAAAGATGATTCGTTTGATTGCCGCTTTTGTCGAATTGACGATGAGTTCCTTGGCAGCTGTATAAAAAAGCTCCATCAGGTCTTCACGACCCACGGAACTTAAAATCCGAAGTAAAATGTATTTGAGTTTGGCTTCACCGATATCCCCCATCACGTAGGTGATCATGGAGATCTTTTTTCCCAGTTCCACGGCACGATCCACCGAGGTGCAAAACTGGGAAGTTAGTTGGATCTCTTGAGACATACCGGTAAACTGAAAAAATTTGCCAACATGTAGGGGATTTGTCTAGCGATTTATGATTTCTTAAGTTGTTTGCCTAGGATTTCCATCACTCCACTCAGGTTCGGTTTGCAGGACTGGATCCGGTTTTTCAGCCTTTCATCAATATTAGGGATTTTCCCTTCATGGTAGGCCAATTTGAATTCGGTAAACTTGAGGCCGTTTGCCGTGGAAATCACAACCACCGACTCACCTTTTTTCACCACACCCGATTCCAAGGATTTCAAAAGTGCCGCAAGAGCCACACCGGTATGAGGATCATTGTAAAGTCCGTATAAATCCCCGCGAGCGGCTGCATTGGCCAACTCTTCTTCTGTAGCCACTTCCACAACACCGCTGAATTTCTTTAAAACCCGAATGGCTTTTTTCACAGAAACTGGATCACCGATTTGGATCGCAGAGGCTAAAGTTTTTTCCGCAGTTACAGGAGCAAAGTCCGCAAAACCTTTCTTAAACGATTCGTAGAGAGGGCTTGCATTTTTCGCCTGAGCTAAAATAATTCTTGGTAATTTATCAATCAGTCCAAGTTCCAACAACATTTCAAATCCCATTCCGAGAGCAGAAACATTTCCTAAGTTTCCACCAGGAATCACAATCCAATCCGGAACTTTCCAACCTAACTGTTGTGTGATCTCAATTGAAATGGTTTTTTGACCTTCGATTCGCAGCGAATTCATTGAGTTTGCTAGATAAATTGATTTTTCTTTGGTGAGTTCTTTTACCACTGCCATACAACCATCAAAGTCTGTTTCGAGTGCCAAAACAAGAGCCCCATTGGAAACAGGTTGGATGAGTTGGGCCGTTGATACTTTGTTTGCTGGTAAAAGAATGATGGAAGGAATCCCAGCTTTGGCAGCATAGGAGGCAAGAGCTGCAGAGGTATCACCGGTGGAAGCACAAGCTACCGCTTGGATGGGCACTCCGTCCGCGATCATTTGGTTGACTTGGCTCACAAGAACCGTCATCCCTAAATCTTTAAAAGAGCCCGTATGAGAAACCCCGCACTGTTTGACATGAAGACTGCCTAGACCCAAATCTTTGGCAAACCGACTGGCATCATACAAATGAGTTGTCCCTTCCCCTGAAGTGATGATATTTTCATCGCTTATTCCAGGGAGAACCCATTCCTTTTTCCCCCAAACCCCAGAAGCATTCGGGAATTGGCTCGAACGAAACCGAGATTCAAATTCTGATTTCCATTCTTTTGCCGAAACTTGTTTGAGACTGTCTATATCATGTTCGACATTTAAAAGTTCCCCACAAGATTCGCAGGAATAAATCACCTGGTGGAGAGGATAGGTTTTTCCACAGGAGTCGTTTGAACAACGAAACTGTGCTCGGAATTGATATTTTGTAAGTGACATAGACTTCTCTAGGCTTCAGATTTACGGAAAGTTCCTTTTCCATTCTTGAGAAAGGGGAAAAATGCACGAATGATTTTTATCGTTTTTTGATGGATATGGAAACAGAAACTAAAGTCTCCCGCCTTTGGGCCAAATTCAAACGTTACACTCGTCGTAGCATTCTCATCTTTTTCTTTCTCTGTTTCCTCCTATTTGTGCGTATTTTTCTATTCCAAATTTATTCCATCCAGGGAAATTCCATGTATCCGACCTTAGAACACGGATCTGTGGTTTTTGTTTGGAAGGGTGGATTTGCCATTTCTGCCAAATTCTTTGGAACGGAACTTCTTTATACAGATCCCAAAATTGATAAATTGGATTTGGTTTTATTTGTCAGTCAAGAGGACGAACTTGTCGTCAAACGAGTGATAGGTTTACCAGGAGAATTTTATTCCATCGAAGCCGGACGGGTTCTCATCGACTCCACTGAGTTACTAGAAAACTATCTTCCGAAAGGAACTTATACAAGCGAACCGAGTACATCCATTTTTATCAATCGCCACAACTCTCCATTTCTTGCTATGGACAGACAAGGGAGAATTCCCCCTGGATATTATCTACTTTTAGGTGACAACAGACAGTATTCAACGGACTCCCGTTCGTTTGGACTTGTGCCTGTTGAAAAAATCAAAGGCAAAGTAATCTTTTATTTCTGACGATGACCGAATACAAACAACGTTTTAAGTATATTATTCTTTTTATACTCTCTCTATTTGCCATTTTACTCTTTCGAGTGATTTATCTTACTTACTTTAACGATAATATCATCAATCTTAAATCGAGTAAATATGTCCAACGCGGAACCATCTTTGACAGACGAGGGATCGAACTTGCAATTTCTCGTGAATCGGCAACGGTTGGGATCGATCCCACAAACATATATGATCAGGAACTCACCGCACAGGAGTTAGGCCCTATTCTCGGGATCACTCCAAACAAACTCATTGAAACCATAAGGGAAAAACAAAATTACTTTTTATTAAAAAGGGAAATTGAACTTACCAAAGCTGAAAAAATCAAAGCACTGTCTCTCCCTGGTGTCCGAGTGGAAAAAGAATACAAAAGAATTTATCCACAAGGAAGTTTGGCTGCCAGTTTACTTGGATTTACCGGATATGATGACGACAAAGCACTCTCGGGCCTTGAGATGTTATTCAATTTGGAATTATTATCTACACCTGATGCAGAATCGAGTAAAGGAAATAATGTCCATCTAACAATCGATAGTATCATTCAATATAGATTAGAAAAATCATTACAAAAAGCTTTTATCCAAACTGTTTCCAAACGTGGGATCGGAATGATTATGGATACGGAAACGGGAAAAATTTTAGCGATGGCTTCTTATCCTAATTTTGATCCCAATCATTTCCAAGATTTTCCTTTGGAGTCGCATACCAATTGGTCCATCCGCCATGTGTATGAGCCTGGATCCACGATGAAAATCTTCATTGCTCTTATGTTACTCAATGAAGGAAAAATCCTTCCCGGTGAAAGATTTCATTGTCCCGGTTATATTGAAATTGGAAAAACCACCATTCGTTGCACTGACAATCATGGCCATGTGAATTTGGACGAAATTTTACAATACTCTTGTAACGTAGGAATCATCAAAGCTGCCCAGAAAATTGATGAAGCAACTTACTATAATTATATGGAGAAATTCAAGTTTGGAAAACGAACCAATTTTTCCATTCATGAAGCCAAAGGATATTTACCTCCTTTAAATAAATGGAACAAAAGTACACCCTACTTTTTATCGATAGGCCAAGGACTTTCTGTCACACCCATCCAACTCATTTCCGCAGCAGCAGCTGTTGTGAATGGAGGGATTTTATTTGAACCTTCTGTGGTTTCTCAAGTTACCAATTCCTACGGAGAACTGGTTCATGAGTTTTCAATTAAAAATGAACTGCTCGGAATCAAAGAAGGAGCAGCCAAAAAAACATTAAACGCAATGGGAAAGGCAGTCTCCCAAGGAACAGGAAAAAAAGCCTATTTAGAAAACTACTTTATCGCAGGAAAAACAGGTACTTCTCAAAAAGCAAAAGCCGGTGCGGGATACCAAGCTGGTCTTTTTACGGCGAGTTTTCTTGGATTTTTTCCAGCCGAAAAACCTAAGTATGTAGGCCTTATTGTTTTTGATGAACCTGGTGGAGAAACTCATACGGGTGGTGGGATTGCGGCGCCTGTCTTTCGTGAGGTGGTGGAAAGTATCATTCCTATCGTAGAAAAAAGTGAAAAAGCACTAGTATATCGATTGAAGGGTGAACGAAATAAAATTTATAAACTCGATCCCAAGGTGATGCCTGACCTTACTGGATTCACAGCTTCCGAAACCATCCAAATTTTAAAACAACTCAAAGCAGAATACAAATTAGAAGGTTCTGGATTTGTCAAATTACAAGATCCCAAAGCAGGATCTTCACTTTCACCCAATGCTGTGATCAAAATTGTTTTGGAACCTTAAGTGAACGAGTTTTATCTAGAAAAAAATCTAGCGGCCTTACCTTCGCAACTTGCGGCACTGATTCAAAATCCAGAAAAAAATTTTGAAGGATTACATTCACAAAATTTAAAAACCAATCCCACTTACCAACTGACAAAATCAAAAGTTGGAGATCCAACTTTAGAACTAGATGGAGTTTGGATCCACAGCCGGTTTGATCCTAAAAAAGAAGCAGAACGGTTTGCCACCGAACTTCCCCATGATGGCAGTGAACGTATTTATCTTTTGTTTGGTGCAGGACTTGGATACATCATTCCTTATCTTCTCGAAAGAGAAAAAGTAACCATCATCTGGATGGAACCATATCAGTTTTTCATCAAAGAATCCTTTCAAATTTTTGACTTTTCCAAACCATTGTTAGATGAAAAATTAATCCTTATCACAGGAGAAGGATTAGAAGACCAACTCTCCGAAGCAGTCAAAGGGAAAGGAACACACCCCATTAGTTTTGTTCCACATAGGGGATCTTGGCAATGGAGAGAATCAGATTATCTAAAACTTCGTCATACCGCCGAACAGATGTTTCACAAAAAAGATGTGAACCTTGCTACCCTCACACGGTTCGAAAAGATCTGGGCCAAAAATATTTGTTACAATCTTCCCGAATTATCCAAATTTCGCCCGGTCTCCGATCTATTTGGAATTGCCGAAGGAATCTCGATTGTTGTTTGCGGTGCAGGTCCAAGCCTTTCCGAATCCATACCCGATTTAACAAAGTACAGAAACCAGTTTCTCCTTCTCGCAGTCGATACGGCCCTGCCCATCCTGAATTCTTTTGGTGTAGAACCCGATTTGATTTTTTCGGTCGACCCACAAGCCTTAAATAGCCAATATCTGGAAGATGATTCTGGAAATGGAATTCTTATTTTTGATCCCACATCCACCTATATAAGTCTTAGGTTAGAGAAGGGGCCAAACAAAGGTTTTGTGACCTCTTCTCCTTTTCCTTTGATTGGACTTCTCGAAAGAACTGGTTTCTCGGAGATTGGTTCTGTACCATTTGGTGGTTCCGTATCTACCAATGCCGCCAGTCTTGCGACTCTAATGGGGGCAAAGTCTGTTTTTTTAGTGGGCCAAGATTTGAGTTTTACAAAAGGTCTTGCACATTCCAAAGGGGCAGTGCTCGAAGAACGATTGAATTATTTAGAATCCAGGAAGTTTCGCCGGGAAAAACATAATTACAAACAACTGTTTGCCTTACCCCAAAAAAAAGTCACAGGGAATTTAGAAGAAACCTATATCACCAATGAAAAGATGTTAATCTTTAAAAAATGGTTCGAAGACCATGCAAAAGAAAATCCTTGGACTAACCTAACCAAGTTTGGGGCAAAATTAGAAGGAATCCCTCATTCCAATTTTGAAAAAGAGTTTGCGAGTGATGAAGGCGAAATAAAAACCCAAACCAATTTGGTACAATCTGTTCGCAATCGAATCCAATCTCAATTGAAAATAGAAAACCCTTTTTTCGATCAAAAACAATTGGTTTCAGAGATTCGGTCCACAACGGAAGCATTGTCGGAATTTGTTTCTACCGTCAAACGAGGGCTTGTTGTTTCTCAAAGGATTTACAACCAAATCCAAAGGAATCAAATCAACCCCAAAACCTTTTCCGAAGACATCAAACAAATGGATTCAATCGATGAACAAGTATCTGGAAAAAAGGGTTTGAATGAAATATTAAGTTTGGGAATCCAAAGAGTGATTTTAACCATCACAGAAGGTTATGATGACAATCTAACATTGGAAGAAAAAGAAAACGCACAACTAGGTGTTGCAAAAAAATCTTTATTGTTATACGAAGGATTATACGAATCCGTTCGGTCTACCAAACGGATGCTTACGAAATCACTCTATCGAATGTTATAATTAATTCGATGATTCTGTAACGGATAAAACTGTAAAATCTACACGTCTATTTTTGATGCGACCTGCTTCAGTGGAATTGGACTCAATTTCTGCCGTTTCACCAAACCCACGATAGTCGAGTTGTGTAACACTGACTCCATTTTTTACCAATTCATCAAAGATAAACTTAGCACGTTCATCGGATAGGATTTTGTTTTCATCCATCTCACCAATAAAACAAGTATGTCCTTTGATTCGAATCCTAATTCCAGGATATGCTTTTAATGTTTCTGCTAGAGTAGCAATTTTATCAGCCGCAACATCTTCTGTTTGCATACTTTGTTTGATAAAACGAATTTGTAAGTCGTTGATGTAACGAATGGCTGATGCTCTAGATTCAAATCGGCTCGATACTTTACCTTGAGATAACTCCACTCGTTCCAAAGATCTATTTCCCATCTCAGTGGAAACATTCGCACCTTGGTTTACGTTTTGTGGTGATTTGGAAGTACGATTACAACTACGAATTCCAAAAATAATGAGAACAATAAAAAATACGAAAACCAATCCTAATAAGATGAGTCTACCGATTCGATTTTGTTTCGGTGTGATTTGAAATTTATTTAATGCGACAAGTTCATGGTATTCCGGTGTAGGAGCCACTTCGTCACGTGATGTTTCGCCAAACTCATAACTGTCGGTATAAGGAGTAAAACCTTCATCAGAAGATTTAGCAGAACGAACTGAACTTCGTTTTGTTGTGGATTCTTTTTTCGTAGATGCTTTAGTAGAAGATTTTTTCTTTGCAGCAGGCACGGAAATTTTTGCTGCCCATTTACGAATTTCAGAACGAAGGTATTCATCAGCGTCAGGGGAAAATTTAAAATTATCTCGAATGTATTTTACAGTACGTTTTTCAACATCTGTATAATCACCACCATCTTTGATAGCATCAAATAAGGTCTTGGCGACGTTTTTACCAATGGGAGCTTTGCTACGTTTGGTGGCTTTTTCAGCAATTTCTAACAATTCATTATCATATTGTTTACCACTTATGGTACGGTAATAACTATCTGCCACGTGAAAGCTCCTTTATAGATATATCGACAGGTGAGGCCAATCTATCCATTATTTTCTTGGGCTTTCTGCATTGAATCCGTCCAGAAATTGGTTATTTTTGATCTTATATTGTAAAGATCCTCGGCTAATTCCTAGAAGTTTTGCAGCTTCTTCCTGTGTGGAGACTCGTTGGAATGCTTCTTTGATCCAAATGGCTTCCAATCGTTCGATGGCAATATTGAGAGATAAATTTTCCGAAGGAGACAAAATCTCTGTCCCCACTCCAAAACTTTGAACTTTAGTTGGAGTTTCAGATTCTCGTTTTCCATCTTGTGAAAAGGAATGAGGTTCCAAAACAACTTCCGGTGGAACAAGGACTGCATATTGAATGACACTTTGGAGTTGCCTTACATTTCCACTCCAAGGCATTCCTGTCAGAGCTCGTAAAGCATCTGTTGAAAACGTTTTGTTTCTTCCATATTGTTTGTTGTATTGGTATAAAAAATGATGTGCGAGAAGTGGAACATCCCCTCTTCGTTCGCGTAATGGTGAAACTCGCAACGGAACTTCCGCTAGGCGGTAATACAAATCCATCGAAAAAGTTTCTTTCTGAATATCTTCTAATAAATCTCTTTTACTACCTGTAAAAATCCGAATGTTTAAAACCTCCTCCTTCTTTTTGGCAGAAGGATTGGGCATTGTTTTATCTCTTAAGGTATGAAATAGTCTTGTTTGTAAATTTGAAGGTAAATCACCAATGGACTCAATGTATAAGGAACCACCGTTGGCCTGTTCTAGTTTTCCTGGATTGAATATTTTTCCACTTTGGACACCGAAGAGTTCTGCTTCTAAAAGTTCATAACTAAGACCTGAACAATCTACAGTGAAAAATGGGCCATTCTTTCTTTGGGAGATATAATGTAAGGCTTTCGCGATTAATTTTTTACCAGCTCCTTCCTCTCCAATGATCATCACCGATGTATCGGAGGGGCCCACTTGACGAATCCTATGTTTTAAAAATAATATGCTCGGATCATAACCAAGGATTTCTTCAACAGGATCTTCTTCTCTTTTAGATTTTTCAAAGGCTTCTTTGGCAATTCGTTCTTCTAAAATAACGATTGTTAATTGGGATGCAAATAATGTAGCTTGGTTGATGATATCGGATGAGAAAAAATTAACCTTATCCGATTCTAAGTTTAAAACTCCAATAGTGGAATCTCTTGTGACAAGAGGGATCGCAAGTTCCGATCGAACCGTTTCAATCAGTTTTACATAGTCTTTATCTAAGGTAACATCGGGAACATAGATAATTTCTCTGGTGGAAGCTGCGCGCCCAGTCACACCCAAGTTGAATGGAAGTTTGGCGGCAATTTTCTTTTCCCAATCCATCCCTTTGGCCGCAACAATGGTAAGGACTTTTTCTTCCTGGTCCATAATGGAAATACTACCGGTGGAAGCTCCAAACAAAGTGAGAGTCATGTCCAAAATGAAATTCAATCGATCCGTAATATTCGGAAGTTGTTGAATTTCTTTTTGGATTTTCCTTAGAGTACCGGAAATATCCTGTTTTACAGACATTTGGTTATACTTTTGCGTTTGCCTTTTGGTTTGTCAGGTATTTTAAGTAGGCAATGATAAAATCTTCCAAGTCTCCATCCATAACTGCATGAACGTTTCCTGTTTCAAAATCGGTTCTATGGTCTTTTACTAAATTGTAAGGATGGAACACATAACTTCGAATTTGTGAACCCCAAGAGATATCACGTTTTTCACCGGCTTTTTTAGCGTTTTCTTCTTCGGCTTTTTGTTTTTCCATTTCATACAAACGTGCACGAAGCATCTTCATCGCCGTATCACGGTTTTTAATTTGCGATCTTTCCATTTGGCAAGAAACCACAACACCTGTAGGAATATGTGTGATTCGCACAGCAGAGTCTGTTGTGTTGACGTGCTGTCCCCCAGCACCCGAAGAACGATACACATCCACACGAAGGTCTTTTTCTTCGATGTTCACTTGGATGTCGTCATCCACTTCTGGTGTTACATAGACAGAAGCAAAGGAAGTATGCCTTCTTTTATTCGAATCAAAAGGTGAGATCCGAACAAGTCTATGGACTCCGGATTCACATTTTAAATAACCAAAGGGATGATCCCCTTGGATGTAAAGCGTCGCGTTTTTGATTCCGGCAGTTTCCCCCGGTTGGTAGTCCACGAGTTCTGCACGATACCCTTTTTGTTCACAAAACCTTGTGTACATTCGCAGTAACTTATCTGCCCAGTCTTGGGATTCTGTTCCACCGGCCCCTGGATGGATATTGATAAAGGCAGCTTTGCCATCATCTTTTCCAGCAAGAGCATCTAACATTTGCAAGTTTTCAAACGTCTCAAACATGCGATCAAAATCATCGTTTAAAGATTTTAGGCCCGCCTCACCCATTTCTTCGGAAGTGAGTTCAATCAAATCAGGAAAATCAATTAATTCCTTTTTTAAATCTAACCAAGGATCTAACTTTAGTTGTAACTCGTTTCGTTTTTGAGTGACTGTTTTTGCTTGGTCAGGTGAGTCCCATAACTTTGGGTCGTTTGCTTTTTCAATGAGTGAGGATAAACGGTCATAGTCTTCTTGGAAATTTTGTGCCGTCCAATAGGATTGGAAAGTCTCAATCATTTCTGATGTTTGTTTTTTTAAGTCTTTTAGTGATCTATCCATAATGCGTAAATCCGAAGTGGAAGTTTTAAAACAAAGAATCTTTGCGAAGTCGTTCCACTTCCCATTGGAATATGGTTTCTCTGAGTTGTGGCGTATTTCCTTCTACGGTTCCCACCAGAGAGTAACTTGATTCTTTTCCGTATGTATCAGGCAAACGTTTGAGTATGAACTTACCTGACTTAATGAGTTCAATGACATGGAGTAAAAAAGGATCTTTTTCTTTTCGACTCATCTCTTCCATAGAATAATAAAAAGTAGAAAGACCTTTGTAAAACCAATCGATGTATTCGTTTTTTCCTTTGGGCCAAATTTGTTCTAAACGAATTTCTGATTCTTGGACAAGGGACTTACCAAGAAAAGGTTTTTGCAAAACACGACACTGGGAATAAATTTCAAAATTTAAATCCCGGTCTCCACCCTTTTCAAAATCCACACCGATCCAACGAATCCAAGATTTTTTTTCTTTAATGGATAAGGCTGGAATCAATGCAAACAAATACCCTTGGTCTTTGAATATCCTTTCATGAGCCAGATGTTCTAAAATTTCCATCGGGATCATATAATGGCCTTTGGCCCATTCAATCACATAAGGAATGGATTCCAATTGAAGGTACTCAGGTGGAGTTTCCGAACGTATGATATCACCAAACTGTGTGAGGATAAAAATAAAAGATA is a window of Leptospira kanakyensis DNA encoding:
- a CDS encoding motility associated factor glycosyltransferase family protein; protein product: MNEFYLEKNLAALPSQLAALIQNPEKNFEGLHSQNLKTNPTYQLTKSKVGDPTLELDGVWIHSRFDPKKEAERFATELPHDGSERIYLLFGAGLGYIIPYLLEREKVTIIWMEPYQFFIKESFQIFDFSKPLLDEKLILITGEGLEDQLSEAVKGKGTHPISFVPHRGSWQWRESDYLKLRHTAEQMFHKKDVNLATLTRFEKIWAKNICYNLPELSKFRPVSDLFGIAEGISIVVCGAGPSLSESIPDLTKYRNQFLLLAVDTALPILNSFGVEPDLIFSVDPQALNSQYLEDDSGNGILIFDPTSTYISLRLEKGPNKGFVTSSPFPLIGLLERTGFSEIGSVPFGGSVSTNAASLATLMGAKSVFLVGQDLSFTKGLAHSKGAVLEERLNYLESRKFRREKHNYKQLFALPQKKVTGNLEETYITNEKMLIFKKWFEDHAKENPWTNLTKFGAKLEGIPHSNFEKEFASDEGEIKTQTNLVQSVRNRIQSQLKIENPFFDQKQLVSEIRSTTEALSEFVSTVKRGLVVSQRIYNQIQRNQINPKTFSEDIKQMDSIDEQVSGKKGLNEILSLGIQRVILTITEGYDDNLTLEEKENAQLGVAKKSLLLYEGLYESVRSTKRMLTKSLYRML
- a CDS encoding LIC10486 family protein, translating into MSELSSKADQLKRQADLIGLTREAVFTDEQAKEVLQGKITDGYLVKIKIDLDSLNGMVLILVSSIRKHVMELYAVVGTSPTFRRIRTFADHVQISTDLGDIGKTGGYDPAISENIGRAVHRVFTKEKLEELLPLWQKKDPSHIAEILEMPILAATKGRNIKLQAEVDKLSTAKFRYENPMKGVILPIPKPEDETPSAKDASVPGVSTEPARGELSSLERQIAQYRTSFPKELNMKTVISPINGVEFDNLMEGMEILFRVPTETPEGLTNAQILGLIDEEGKISKEPVVGRFLGIAGNKTEYHIFAEGPNQYLLHSVEEHPVKVAIPKPASMAGTPNKGSAAQGQKKKVGNAPAQESKSSGANLFMLMGAFITIVLFGVLIFVMVIL
- a CDS encoding penicillin-binding protein — encoded protein: MTEYKQRFKYIILFILSLFAILLFRVIYLTYFNDNIINLKSSKYVQRGTIFDRRGIELAISRESATVGIDPTNIYDQELTAQELGPILGITPNKLIETIREKQNYFLLKREIELTKAEKIKALSLPGVRVEKEYKRIYPQGSLAASLLGFTGYDDDKALSGLEMLFNLELLSTPDAESSKGNNVHLTIDSIIQYRLEKSLQKAFIQTVSKRGIGMIMDTETGKILAMASYPNFDPNHFQDFPLESHTNWSIRHVYEPGSTMKIFIALMLLNEGKILPGERFHCPGYIEIGKTTIRCTDNHGHVNLDEILQYSCNVGIIKAAQKIDEATYYNYMEKFKFGKRTNFSIHEAKGYLPPLNKWNKSTPYFLSIGQGLSVTPIQLISAAAAVVNGGILFEPSVVSQVTNSYGELVHEFSIKNELLGIKEGAAKKTLNAMGKAVSQGTGKKAYLENYFIAGKTGTSQKAKAGAGYQAGLFTASFLGFFPAEKPKYVGLIVFDEPGGETHTGGGIAAPVFREVVESIIPIVEKSEKALVYRLKGERNKIYKLDPKVMPDLTGFTASETIQILKQLKAEYKLEGSGFVKLQDPKAGSSLSPNAVIKIVLEP
- the thrC gene encoding threonine synthase — translated: MSLTKYQFRAQFRCSNDSCGKTYPLHQVIYSCESCGELLNVEHDIDSLKQVSAKEWKSEFESRFRSSQFPNASGVWGKKEWVLPGISDENIITSGEGTTHLYDASRFAKDLGLGSLHVKQCGVSHTGSFKDLGMTVLVSQVNQMIADGVPIQAVACASTGDTSAALASYAAKAGIPSIILLPANKVSTAQLIQPVSNGALVLALETDFDGCMAVVKELTKEKSIYLANSMNSLRIEGQKTISIEITQQLGWKVPDWIVIPGGNLGNVSALGMGFEMLLELGLIDKLPRIILAQAKNASPLYESFKKGFADFAPVTAEKTLASAIQIGDPVSVKKAIRVLKKFSGVVEVATEEELANAAARGDLYGLYNDPHTGVALAALLKSLESGVVKKGESVVVISTANGLKFTEFKLAYHEGKIPNIDERLKNRIQSCKPNLSGVMEILGKQLKKS
- the lepB gene encoding signal peptidase I; protein product: METETKVSRLWAKFKRYTRRSILIFFFLCFLLFVRIFLFQIYSIQGNSMYPTLEHGSVVFVWKGGFAISAKFFGTELLYTDPKIDKLDLVLFVSQEDELVVKRVIGLPGEFYSIEAGRVLIDSTELLENYLPKGTYTSEPSTSIFINRHNSPFLAMDRQGRIPPGYYLLLGDNRQYSTDSRSFGLVPVEKIKGKVIFYF